A part of Amycolatopsis camponoti genomic DNA contains:
- a CDS encoding sensor histidine kinase, translated as MAYPVRIRGRFRVRVAPAGEAGQPDFRALVAAGPVAAAAAVALMASFPVLAERQSWVSWLLALACAGALAGVHLTAFAHGRVRRPGLVLGVQALLGYVPMLQLGALWSTASGFLAGGLLLALRPARALPAAGLVCVAAGLVTARGTASADAGFAAVVSAGVAALVLFGAGAAVRLVAEREEERRELKRSAIAEERKRFSRDVHDLLGLSLSAITLKGELVDRLVIGQPGRAKEELAELLTMSRRALADVRTVAAGYRELSLDDECRAAAAVLSAAGTRVTVARSGTGDLPPEVATALAAVLREGVTNVVRHSTASWCAFSVSKEDGTAWLEIVNDGAGGAGGGGAESGSGLRNLVDRVESLGGTLATEVGAGGTHRLLAAVPVGCGGVQGRRTRDELTA; from the coding sequence GTGGCATATCCGGTACGGATCCGCGGAAGATTCCGGGTACGGGTCGCGCCGGCGGGTGAGGCCGGGCAGCCGGACTTCCGCGCGCTCGTCGCGGCCGGCCCGGTGGCGGCCGCCGCCGCGGTCGCGCTCATGGCTTCCTTTCCCGTGCTGGCCGAACGGCAGTCCTGGGTCTCGTGGCTGCTCGCGCTGGCCTGTGCCGGGGCGCTGGCGGGGGTGCACCTGACCGCGTTCGCGCACGGCCGCGTCCGCCGTCCCGGCCTGGTCCTGGGCGTGCAGGCGCTGCTGGGGTACGTGCCGATGTTGCAGCTGGGCGCCTTGTGGAGCACCGCGAGCGGGTTCCTCGCCGGGGGTTTGCTGCTGGCGCTCCGGCCGGCCAGGGCGCTGCCCGCGGCCGGTCTCGTGTGCGTCGCGGCGGGGCTCGTCACCGCACGGGGGACCGCTTCGGCGGACGCCGGGTTCGCGGCCGTGGTCTCAGCCGGGGTCGCGGCGCTGGTGCTGTTCGGGGCGGGCGCGGCGGTGCGGCTGGTCGCCGAGCGCGAGGAGGAGCGGCGCGAGCTGAAGCGGAGCGCGATCGCCGAGGAACGCAAGCGGTTCTCCCGCGACGTCCACGACCTGCTCGGTCTCAGCCTGTCGGCGATCACCCTCAAGGGTGAACTCGTCGACCGGTTGGTGATCGGCCAGCCGGGGCGCGCCAAGGAGGAGCTGGCCGAGCTGCTGACGATGTCGCGGCGCGCGCTGGCCGACGTCCGCACGGTCGCGGCGGGCTACCGCGAGTTGTCGCTGGACGACGAGTGCCGGGCCGCGGCGGCGGTGCTGAGCGCGGCCGGGACCCGGGTGACGGTGGCCCGGTCCGGCACCGGGGACCTGCCACCGGAGGTGGCGACCGCGCTGGCGGCGGTGCTGCGCGAAGGGGTGACGAACGTGGTGCGGCACAGCACCGCGAGCTGGTGCGCGTTCTCGGTGAGCAAGGAGGACGGGACGGCCTGGCTGGAGATCGTCAACGACGGCGCGGGCGGCGCGGGTGGCGGCGGCGCGGAGTCCGGTTCGGGGCTGCGGAACCTCGTCGATCGCGTCGAATCCCTGGGCGGGACGCTGGCGACGGAGGTGGGCGCGGGCGGGACGCACCGGCTGCTCGCGGCCGTGCCCGTGGGGTGTGGCGGCGTGCAGGGGCGGCGGACCCGGGACGAGCTGACGGCGTAA
- a CDS encoding response regulator transcription factor, with amino-acid sequence MIKVLLAEDMHMVRGALVALLNLESDIEVVAEVSTGDQILPAAKAAQPDVAVIDIDLPGKDGLSAAVEIHESLPDVHTLILTSLGRPGTVRRALDAKVNGFLLKDSPSDKLANAVRSVAIGRRVIDSELALAAWETDDCPLTPREIEILSLAARGRNVADIAAELFLSAGTVRNYLAAVVTKLNARNRVHAIRIATEAEWL; translated from the coding sequence GTGATCAAGGTGTTGCTGGCCGAGGACATGCACATGGTCCGCGGCGCCCTGGTCGCCCTGCTGAACCTGGAGTCCGACATCGAGGTGGTCGCCGAGGTCTCCACCGGCGACCAGATCCTGCCCGCAGCCAAGGCGGCCCAGCCCGACGTGGCGGTCATCGACATCGACCTGCCGGGCAAGGACGGGCTGTCGGCCGCGGTGGAGATCCACGAGAGCCTCCCCGACGTCCACACGCTGATCCTGACCAGCCTCGGCCGGCCGGGCACGGTCCGCCGTGCGCTGGACGCGAAGGTGAACGGCTTCCTGCTCAAGGACTCGCCGTCGGACAAGCTGGCGAACGCGGTCCGCTCGGTCGCGATCGGCCGCCGCGTCATCGACAGCGAGCTGGCGCTGGCCGCCTGGGAGACCGACGACTGCCCGCTCACCCCGCGCGAGATCGAGATCCTGTCCCTGGCCGCGCGCGGGCGCAACGTCGCCGACATCGCGGCGGAGCTGTTCCTGTCGGCCGGCACGGTCCGCAACTACCTGGCCGCGGTGGTCACGAAGCTCAACGCCCGCAACCGGGTCCACGCGATCCGCATCGCCACGGAAGCGGAATGGCTGTAA
- a CDS encoding helix-turn-helix domain-containing protein: MDEIVRQAVARAIVTMRDNLGERLTIDDLARAAMFSKFHFTRVFLRVTGLSPGRFLSALRLAEAKRLLATTVISVADISHQVGYNSVGTFSARFSGSVGVSPSGYRQLRGMAPRVADRQTQTGSGTTVRGQLRAGTSAEVGPVFVGLFAARIAEGAPARYAILPGPGPYALADVPLGSWYVLTHAYGCGEVDNHTLRPYTGLAGPVTVHRGVTASLADVRLRPRHGFDPPVLLALPDLRRTAVARPMAV, encoded by the coding sequence ATGGATGAGATCGTCCGGCAAGCCGTGGCACGAGCCATCGTGACCATGCGAGACAACCTGGGTGAGCGGCTCACGATCGACGACCTCGCCCGCGCGGCCATGTTCAGCAAATTCCACTTCACCCGGGTGTTCCTGCGGGTCACCGGGCTCTCGCCGGGCCGGTTCCTGTCGGCCCTTCGGCTCGCGGAGGCCAAGCGCCTGCTCGCGACCACGGTCATCTCGGTGGCCGACATCAGCCACCAGGTCGGCTACAACAGCGTCGGCACGTTCAGCGCCCGCTTCAGCGGCAGCGTCGGCGTTTCGCCGTCGGGCTACCGCCAGCTGCGCGGCATGGCGCCGCGGGTCGCCGACCGGCAGACCCAGACGGGCTCGGGGACGACTGTGCGCGGCCAGCTGCGCGCCGGGACGTCGGCCGAGGTCGGGCCGGTGTTCGTCGGGCTGTTCGCCGCCCGGATCGCCGAAGGCGCGCCGGCCCGGTACGCCATCCTGCCCGGCCCGGGACCGTATGCACTGGCAGACGTTCCGCTCGGTTCGTGGTACGTCCTCACCCACGCTTACGGCTGCGGCGAGGTCGACAACCACACCCTCCGGCCCTACACCGGGCTCGCCGGCCCGGTGACCGTGCACCGGGGCGTCACGGCGAGCCTGGCCGACGTCCGGCTGCGGCCGCGGCACGGCTTCGACCCGCCGGTCCTGCTCGCGCTGCCGGACCTGCGCCGCACGGCGGTGGCCCGCCCGATGGCGGTCTGA